A stretch of Pelagicoccus enzymogenes DNA encodes these proteins:
- a CDS encoding superoxide dismutase: MAYELPALDYAYDALEPHFDARTMEIHHSKHHQTYINNVNGMIAGTDLESKSVEELIANLDAVPEEKRGGVRNNAGGHANHSFFWKVIGPNGGGSPVGKLAAAIDAELGGFDAFKEAFAKAGATRFGSGWAWLCVKDGKLCVCSTPNQDSPIMEGGKPVIGLDVWEHAYYLNYQNRRPDYIAAFWNVVNWEAANANYEAAL; encoded by the coding sequence ATGGCATACGAACTCCCCGCACTTGACTACGCATACGACGCGCTCGAACCGCACTTCGACGCCCGCACGATGGAGATCCATCACAGCAAGCACCATCAGACTTACATCAACAACGTGAACGGCATGATCGCTGGCACCGACCTCGAGTCGAAGTCCGTCGAAGAACTCATCGCCAACCTCGATGCCGTTCCTGAAGAAAAGCGTGGAGGCGTACGCAACAACGCTGGCGGCCACGCAAACCACAGCTTCTTCTGGAAGGTTATCGGACCTAACGGCGGCGGCTCTCCAGTCGGAAAGCTGGCAGCGGCTATCGACGCCGAGCTCGGCGGATTCGACGCTTTCAAGGAAGCTTTCGCCAAGGCGGGCGCGACTCGCTTCGGAAGCGGATGGGCATGGCTCTGCGTCAAGGACGGCAAGCTCTGCGTTTGCTCCACTCCAAATCAAGACTCTCCCATAATGGAAGGCGGAAAGCCAGTTATCGGACTCGACGTCTGGGAACACGCCTACTACCTCAACTACCAAAATCGCCGCCCAGACTACATCGCGGCATTCTGGAACGTAGTGAATTGGGAAGCGGCCAACGCCAACTACGAAGCCGCCCTCTAA